A genomic segment from Deinococcus sp. YIM 77859 encodes:
- a CDS encoding FAD/NAD(P)-binding protein, giving the protein MTSALPFTPERPLRVAVIGSGPSGIFATEALLKQQDVPVEVDVFDRLPTPYGLVRYGVAPDHLTIKSVTRGFEKTLSDPRVRFLGNVEFGTDLTYEEAKAHYDALVYTVGASSDRRLGIPGEHLQGSMSATEFVAWYNGHPDAATREIVLHATGVAVIGVGNVALDVSRILVKTVDELRESDIATHALGALEQSHVKDVWVLGRRGPLQAKFTTKELREFGELSGADPVVRAEEIAVTAAEEARVTDNVVKKNLEVLRDFAGRTPEGKDRRIHLRFLVSPVEILDDGQGHVGGLKVEKNRLDEQGNAVGTGEYEVLPVQMVLRSVGYKGVALPGVPFDERQGVIPNVEGRVAGRVGEYTAGWIKRGPSGVIGTNRKDAVDTVSHLLEDANTGRLPLAPQPARAAVDALLREKGVDVYTFHDWQVLDAHELAQGQAQGRPRAKVVHRHEMLQHRRTATQETEG; this is encoded by the coding sequence ATGACGAGTGCTCTTCCCTTTACACCGGAACGGCCGCTGCGGGTGGCCGTGATCGGCAGCGGTCCCAGCGGCATCTTTGCCACCGAAGCGCTGCTCAAGCAGCAGGACGTGCCGGTCGAGGTGGACGTCTTTGACCGCCTCCCCACCCCCTACGGGCTGGTTCGTTACGGCGTCGCGCCCGACCACCTCACCATCAAAAGCGTCACCCGGGGCTTTGAGAAAACCCTCTCGGATCCCCGCGTGCGCTTCTTGGGTAACGTCGAGTTCGGGACGGACCTCACCTATGAGGAGGCAAAGGCCCACTATGACGCTCTGGTGTACACCGTCGGGGCATCCTCAGACCGCCGGCTGGGCATCCCCGGCGAGCACCTCCAGGGCTCCATGAGCGCCACCGAATTCGTCGCCTGGTACAACGGCCATCCTGACGCCGCCACCCGCGAGATAGTGCTTCATGCCACCGGCGTCGCCGTGATCGGTGTGGGCAACGTGGCGCTGGATGTGAGCCGCATCCTGGTGAAGACCGTGGACGAGCTGCGTGAAAGTGACATCGCCACCCACGCCCTGGGCGCCCTGGAGCAGAGTCACGTCAAAGACGTGTGGGTGTTGGGCCGCCGCGGTCCTCTCCAGGCCAAGTTCACCACCAAGGAACTGCGCGAGTTCGGGGAGCTGAGCGGCGCGGACCCCGTTGTCCGGGCGGAGGAGATCGCCGTGACTGCCGCAGAAGAGGCTAGGGTGACCGACAACGTGGTCAAAAAGAACCTGGAGGTGCTGCGTGACTTTGCCGGGCGCACCCCGGAGGGCAAGGACCGGCGCATTCATCTGCGGTTTCTGGTGTCGCCGGTGGAGATCCTGGATGACGGTCAGGGTCACGTGGGCGGCCTCAAGGTGGAGAAAAACCGCCTGGACGAACAGGGGAACGCGGTGGGAACCGGCGAGTACGAGGTGCTCCCCGTGCAGATGGTGCTGCGCTCGGTCGGGTACAAGGGAGTCGCTCTGCCCGGCGTGCCCTTTGACGAGCGCCAGGGGGTCATCCCCAATGTGGAGGGCCGGGTTGCAGGTCGGGTGGGCGAGTACACGGCCGGATGGATTAAACGCGGCCCCAGTGGCGTGATCGGCACCAACCGCAAGGACGCGGTGGACACGGTCTCTCACCTGCTGGAGGACGCGAACACCGGCAGGCTTCCCCTCGCGCCTCAGCCTGCACGCGCAGCAGTGGACGCTCTGCTGCGTGAAAAGGGCGTGGACGTGTACACCTTCCACGACTGGCAGGTGCTCGACGCCCACGAACTCGCCCAGGGGCAGGCCCAGGGCCGTCCCCGCGCCAAGGTCGTCCACAGGCACGAGATGCTTCAGCACCGCCGAACGGCAACGCAGGAGACGGAGGGCTGA
- a CDS encoding helix-turn-helix domain-containing protein: MTQSNLTSSLNKTFVDTVTYRPGAVILYPGKSDMLYRVASGLVRIHTMDDDGNGLTLRYVKPGEYFGEEALAGVNRAYFAEAVTDSTVDVINPALMSGEDNLVVITHLVRTLERAYESIYRLVGKRLRARIAGELLELKDTALATRLDSGETMIYATHDELAAAVGSVRETVTKVVGELSREGVISAGYGKITLKDERALAEIAAA; this comes from the coding sequence ATGACGCAAAGCAACCTCACTTCCTCCCTGAACAAGACGTTTGTGGACACGGTCACCTACCGTCCTGGTGCAGTGATTCTGTACCCCGGCAAGAGTGACATGCTCTACCGCGTCGCCAGCGGCCTGGTGCGCATCCACACCATGGACGATGACGGAAACGGCCTGACCCTGCGCTACGTCAAGCCCGGCGAGTACTTCGGCGAGGAGGCGCTCGCGGGGGTGAACCGCGCCTACTTCGCGGAGGCGGTCACCGACTCCACCGTCGACGTGATCAACCCTGCCCTGATGAGCGGCGAAGACAACCTGGTGGTGATCACCCACCTGGTCAGGACGCTGGAACGCGCCTACGAGAGCATCTACCGCCTGGTGGGCAAGCGGCTGCGCGCCCGCATCGCCGGTGAGCTGCTCGAACTCAAGGACACCGCCCTCGCCACTCGGCTCGATAGCGGCGAGACGATGATCTACGCCACCCACGACGAACTGGCCGCCGCCGTGGGTTCCGTGCGCGAGACCGTCACCAAGGTCGTCGGCGAGCTCAGCCGCGAGGGTGTGATCAGCGCCGGTTACGGCAAGATCACCCTCAAGGACGAACGGGCCCTGGCCGAGATCGCCGCGGCCTAA
- the gyrA gene encoding DNA gyrase subunit A, producing MTGIHPVDITSEVKTNFINYAMNVIVDRALPDVRDGLKPVQRRIMYAMLQEGLASHQKHAKSAAVVGEVMKKYHPHGDASIYDAMVRLGQWWNMRYPLVDPQGNFGSIDGDPPAAMRYTEARMTKVAEEVLADLEKNTVDLKPNYDETTEEPTVLPSAVPNLLINGAAGIAVGMATNIPPHNLTEICNGLLALIDKPGITLDEMMTHVLGPDFPTGGRISRQGIREAYATGHAGLKVRGKARIDEKNGRAQIVITEIPYQVNKTNLIQTISAMYKAGKIPDIAALRDESDRKEPVRIVVELKRGALPTLVLNQLYKYTQLQSTFTVINLSIVNGEPRVLPLIDTMRAFLDHRRDVVTRRTQYDLNKAKERAHVLEGLIKALDHIDEVISLIRGSNTGAEARDTLMVRFGLTEIQAQAILDMRLQRLVGLEREKLLAEYDELQKTITRLQAILGDERLLWREIKKEIREIRDRYGDERRSTITDLEDDISKEDLIAVEDMVITMTRAGYLKRTKLDAYRAQSRGGRGSSGGRLRDEDANTSVFVGSTHDYLLFFTDQGRVFHEKIYDLPEAGRDAKGTHIRNLLPGLREDENIASVLSVKGFNEPGSFIFATKRGMIKKTLITEYGNITSAGLIAINLQPGDELIGVAIQRDGDDVVLATREGQAMRFAATEVRDTGRATQGVIGIRLREGDEVVSMALVPGDEGSELLAVSEYGLGKRTPVSDYPSKGRGGLGVITLDVTDKTGKLVTLTHVAGNEELMVLTEKGTVIRTRVEEVRVTGRNAQGVKVINLGDKDRVISAFPIRREDEL from the coding sequence ATGACTGGAATCCATCCCGTTGACATCACCAGCGAAGTCAAGACCAACTTCATCAACTACGCGATGAACGTGATTGTAGACCGCGCGCTTCCCGACGTGCGCGACGGTCTTAAGCCCGTGCAGCGGCGGATCATGTACGCCATGCTGCAAGAGGGCTTGGCGAGTCACCAAAAGCACGCCAAGTCCGCGGCGGTCGTCGGCGAGGTGATGAAGAAGTACCACCCGCACGGTGACGCCTCCATCTACGACGCGATGGTGAGGCTGGGCCAGTGGTGGAACATGCGCTACCCCCTGGTGGACCCGCAGGGGAACTTCGGCTCGATCGACGGCGATCCGCCCGCCGCGATGCGCTACACCGAAGCGCGGATGACCAAGGTGGCCGAGGAGGTTCTCGCCGACCTCGAAAAGAACACGGTTGACCTCAAGCCCAACTACGACGAGACGACCGAGGAACCCACGGTGCTGCCCTCGGCGGTCCCGAATCTGCTGATCAACGGCGCGGCGGGGATCGCGGTGGGCATGGCGACAAATATTCCGCCCCACAACCTCACCGAGATCTGTAACGGCCTCCTTGCCCTCATCGATAAGCCCGGCATCACCCTGGACGAGATGATGACGCACGTGCTGGGGCCCGATTTCCCCACGGGTGGCCGCATCTCCCGGCAGGGGATCCGCGAGGCGTACGCGACCGGGCATGCGGGCCTCAAGGTGCGCGGCAAGGCGCGCATCGACGAGAAGAACGGCCGCGCGCAGATCGTCATCACCGAAATCCCGTATCAGGTCAACAAGACCAACCTCATCCAGACGATCAGCGCGATGTACAAGGCCGGGAAGATTCCCGATATCGCCGCCCTGCGTGACGAGTCTGACCGCAAGGAACCCGTGCGCATCGTCGTAGAGCTCAAGCGCGGCGCTCTTCCTACGCTGGTCTTGAATCAGCTCTACAAGTACACCCAGCTCCAGAGCACCTTTACGGTCATCAACCTCAGCATCGTGAACGGCGAGCCGCGCGTGCTGCCCCTGATCGACACGATGCGCGCCTTCCTGGACCACCGCCGCGACGTCGTGACTCGCCGAACGCAGTACGACCTGAACAAGGCCAAGGAACGCGCCCATGTGCTTGAGGGGCTGATCAAGGCGCTCGACCACATCGATGAGGTCATCTCGCTGATTCGCGGGAGCAACACGGGGGCAGAGGCCCGTGACACCCTGATGGTCCGCTTCGGCCTCACCGAGATTCAGGCGCAGGCGATCCTGGACATGCGCCTGCAACGCCTCGTCGGCCTGGAGCGCGAGAAGCTCCTCGCGGAATACGACGAGCTTCAGAAGACGATCACCCGGCTGCAGGCCATCTTGGGTGACGAGCGGCTGCTGTGGCGCGAAATCAAAAAGGAGATTCGCGAGATTCGCGACCGCTACGGCGACGAACGGCGCAGCACCATCACCGATCTGGAAGACGACATCTCCAAAGAAGACCTGATCGCCGTCGAGGACATGGTGATCACCATGACGCGGGCGGGGTACCTCAAGCGCACCAAGCTGGACGCCTACCGCGCCCAGAGCCGTGGAGGGCGCGGGTCGTCGGGCGGCAGGCTGCGCGACGAGGACGCGAACACCAGCGTCTTTGTGGGTTCCACACACGACTACCTGCTGTTTTTCACCGACCAGGGCCGCGTCTTCCACGAAAAGATCTACGACCTGCCGGAAGCGGGCCGAGACGCCAAGGGCACACACATCCGCAACCTGCTGCCGGGGCTGCGCGAGGACGAGAACATCGCGTCCGTGCTCAGCGTCAAAGGCTTTAACGAGCCGGGCAGCTTTATCTTCGCCACCAAGCGCGGCATGATCAAAAAGACCCTGATCACCGAATACGGCAACATCACCTCGGCGGGCCTCATCGCGATCAACCTTCAGCCTGGAGACGAACTGATCGGCGTCGCGATTCAGCGCGATGGGGACGACGTGGTGTTGGCGACCCGGGAGGGCCAGGCCATGCGCTTCGCGGCGACCGAGGTGCGTGACACGGGCCGCGCGACCCAAGGTGTGATCGGCATACGCCTGCGCGAGGGTGACGAGGTGGTCAGCATGGCCCTGGTGCCCGGCGACGAGGGCAGCGAACTCCTCGCCGTCAGCGAGTACGGCCTGGGCAAGCGCACGCCCGTCAGCGATTACCCCAGCAAGGGCCGCGGCGGCCTGGGCGTGATCACGCTGGACGTGACCGACAAAACCGGCAAGCTGGTCACCCTGACCCACGTGGCCGGCAACGAGGAGCTGATGGTCCTGACCGAGAAGGGCACCGTGATTCGCACCCGGGTCGAGGAGGTCCGCGTGACCGGCCGCAACGCGCAGGGCGTGAAAGTGATTAACCTCGGTGACAAGGACCGCGTCATCAGCGCCTTCCCCATCCGCCGCGAGGACGAGCTGTAA
- a CDS encoding roadblock/LC7 domain-containing protein, whose product MLSHLRELVADVDGAWAAAIGGLDGLLVEGHSAANTDLNLLVAEHAGLLRAAQTAYGGTLGVGNACELYLRGERLSVYLHPITPDFFLLLALDGRSNLGQARLYGRETARQLEGYL is encoded by the coding sequence ATGCTGTCTCATCTCAGAGAACTGGTAGCGGACGTGGATGGCGCGTGGGCGGCGGCGATCGGCGGGCTTGACGGCCTGCTGGTCGAGGGCCACAGCGCGGCCAACACGGACCTGAATCTTCTTGTCGCCGAGCACGCGGGTCTGCTGCGCGCGGCCCAGACGGCCTACGGGGGTACCCTCGGCGTCGGCAACGCCTGTGAGCTCTATCTGCGCGGCGAGCGCCTCAGCGTGTACCTGCACCCGATTACCCCGGACTTTTTCCTGCTGCTGGCGCTTGACGGCCGCAGCAACCTGGGCCAGGCCCGGCTGTATGGCCGCGAGACCGCTCGTCAGCTGGAGGGGTACCTGTGA
- a CDS encoding roadblock/LC7 domain-containing protein, producing MSARLNPLRGVPGVVASALVGPDGLPLEVVGEGGEALAAELASLRVGLDRIGRRLGAGNITRLALTSERVEVVAVISGDFILGAAQTRGTDTRAAQQLLARLALDLTDLPRPEAV from the coding sequence GTGAGTGCTCGCCTGAATCCTTTGCGGGGTGTGCCGGGGGTCGTGGCGAGCGCTCTGGTCGGCCCGGACGGCCTGCCGCTTGAAGTCGTGGGAGAGGGGGGCGAGGCCCTGGCTGCCGAACTCGCCTCGCTGCGGGTGGGCCTAGACCGCATCGGCCGCCGCCTGGGCGCGGGAAACATCACCCGCCTCGCCTTGACGAGCGAGCGGGTAGAGGTGGTGGCGGTGATCAGCGGCGACTTTATCCTTGGGGCAGCGCAGACGCGCGGTACCGATACCCGCGCCGCGCAGCAGCTTCTCGCTCGCCTGGCCCTCGACCTCACCGATCTGCCCCGGCCGGAGGCCGTATGA
- a CDS encoding roadblock/LC7 domain-containing protein has protein sequence MIGQLLEVRGIRHVALIDAQGGIVKSAGSGADITVAQAGRAIVASLKAALGGGEWQDLLLAVEDGPVLLTPHGDQVLLTAFDDVASLGRIRFAVRRLLG, from the coding sequence ATGATCGGGCAGCTTCTGGAGGTGCGGGGGATTCGGCACGTCGCCCTGATCGACGCGCAGGGCGGCATTGTCAAAAGCGCGGGAAGCGGCGCGGACATCACGGTGGCGCAGGCTGGGCGCGCCATCGTCGCCAGCCTCAAAGCGGCGCTCGGCGGGGGTGAGTGGCAGGACCTGCTGCTTGCGGTGGAGGACGGTCCCGTCCTGCTCACGCCCCACGGGGATCAGGTGCTGCTCACGGCCTTTGACGACGTAGCGAGCCTGGGGCGGATCCGGTTCGCAGTCAGGCGGCTGCTGGGCTAG
- a CDS encoding PIG-L deacetylase family protein, with protein sequence MTSQPQATLLAVFAHPDDEAFSVGGTLTHYARRGVRVVLACATRGEAGKITVPGMTVDDLGQQRERELRAACRALEIPEPVFLDYHDSGRYERTRFDDPLALMNVNPLDIETKIRALIADVQPQVIVTFDPHGGYGHVDHLQIHRAATAAFFSTGHLPGGGPQRLYYTALPHAAAQGLARMGQNLDPLVYGVSEGTVAVRMNVAPYAANKRAALIAHGTQTGEQSLLGQMTPEERAAMETRLLGTETFAIGGTRTPLPQYPLRGLFDGLPGLEDLDGERR encoded by the coding sequence ATGACCTCTCAGCCTCAAGCGACCCTTCTGGCCGTGTTCGCACACCCCGACGACGAGGCGTTCAGCGTCGGCGGCACCCTCACCCACTACGCCCGGCGGGGCGTGCGGGTGGTGCTCGCCTGCGCCACACGCGGCGAGGCGGGCAAAATCACGGTCCCCGGCATGACCGTGGACGATCTGGGCCAGCAGCGCGAGCGGGAGCTGCGGGCCGCCTGCCGCGCCCTGGAGATTCCCGAACCCGTCTTTCTGGACTACCACGACTCAGGCCGCTATGAGCGCACCCGCTTTGATGACCCGCTCGCTCTGATGAACGTGAACCCGCTTGACATAGAGACCAAGATTCGCGCCCTCATCGCGGACGTGCAGCCGCAGGTGATCGTGACCTTTGATCCGCACGGCGGCTATGGGCATGTCGACCACCTCCAGATCCACCGCGCGGCGACGGCGGCTTTTTTCAGCACCGGGCACCTTCCCGGAGGCGGCCCCCAACGGCTGTACTACACCGCCCTGCCCCACGCTGCGGCGCAGGGCCTGGCGCGCATGGGCCAGAACCTTGATCCGCTGGTGTATGGCGTGAGCGAAGGCACCGTGGCCGTCCGTATGAATGTGGCTCCCTACGCCGCCAACAAGAGGGCGGCCCTCATCGCCCACGGCACCCAGACGGGCGAGCAGAGCCTGCTGGGCCAGATGACCCCCGAAGAACGCGCCGCGATGGAGACTCGGCTTCTGGGCACGGAAACCTTTGCCATCGGCGGTACGCGCACGCCCCTGCCGCAGTACCCGCTGCGTGGCCTCTTCGACGGGTTGCCGGGGCTGGAGGACCTGGACGGCGAGCGCCGGTGA
- the gluQRS gene encoding tRNA glutamyl-Q(34) synthetase GluQRS has translation MNVLPVVGRFAPSPTGAMHLGNARTALLAWLHSRALGGRYLLRFEDLDTGRVRPWAYDTIRRDLDWLGLDWDAESLQSERQELYEQALARLAAAGETYACTCTRREIGQAIEDSAGAPHGQEPVYPGTCRLHPASPGRPAAIRWHVPDETVCVTDALTGETLCQHLPAAAGDFVLRRNDGVYAYHLAVVVDDALMGVTDVVRGADLWAATPRQVALGRALGFPTPRYLHVPLMTDFRGERLAKRGGAPPVQALREGGEEAGRLLAALARSLGWDVPEVVTARDLLPLWRGRLFAANPTLLTNLDGMSKFP, from the coding sequence ATGAACGTCCTTCCGGTGGTGGGCCGCTTCGCGCCCAGCCCGACCGGGGCGATGCACCTGGGCAATGCCCGGACGGCCCTGCTCGCCTGGCTGCACTCGCGGGCGCTGGGGGGCCGGTACCTCCTGCGCTTTGAGGATCTGGACACCGGGCGGGTGCGTCCCTGGGCCTACGACACCATTCGGCGTGACCTGGACTGGCTGGGCCTGGATTGGGACGCGGAGTCTTTGCAGTCCGAGCGGCAGGAGCTGTACGAGCAGGCGCTGGCCCGGCTCGCGGCGGCAGGGGAAACGTACGCCTGCACCTGCACCCGCCGCGAGATTGGGCAGGCGATCGAGGACAGCGCCGGGGCGCCGCACGGCCAGGAACCCGTCTACCCCGGCACCTGCCGCCTGCATCCGGCAAGTCCCGGCCGCCCCGCCGCGATCCGCTGGCATGTGCCCGACGAGACGGTCTGTGTGACGGACGCCCTCACCGGTGAGACGCTCTGCCAGCACCTCCCTGCGGCGGCGGGCGACTTCGTGTTGCGGCGCAATGACGGCGTGTACGCCTATCACCTCGCGGTGGTGGTCGATGACGCGCTCATGGGCGTGACCGACGTGGTGCGCGGCGCAGACCTTTGGGCAGCCACGCCGCGGCAGGTCGCCTTGGGGCGAGCCCTGGGCTTTCCTACGCCCCGTTACCTGCACGTGCCGCTGATGACCGATTTTCGTGGGGAGCGGCTCGCCAAACGCGGGGGGGCGCCGCCCGTGCAGGCGCTGCGGGAGGGGGGAGAGGAGGCGGGGCGTCTCCTCGCGGCTCTGGCCCGCTCCCTGGGGTGGGACGTCCCCGAGGTGGTGACGGCCCGCGACTTGCTGCCGCTGTGGCGAGGCCGGCTCTTCGCCGCAAATCCCACCCTCCTCACAAATTTAGACGGGATGTCTAAGTTTCCCTAA
- the trpB gene encoding tryptophan synthase subunit beta: MSLLLPTYPQPDARGRFGRFGGRYVPETLIPALDELERAYAAAKHDPEFLDELARLLRDFVGRPSGLYYAQRLTAYAGGAKIYLKREDQNYTGAHKINNCLAQALLAKRMGKRRVIAETGAGQHGVATATAAALLGLECIVYMGAEDIRRQAMNVFRMRLLGAEVREVKSGTSTLKDATNEAIRDWVTNVRDTFYILGSVVGPHPYPAMVRDFQSVIGEEVKVQLQALEGRAVPDAIVACVGGGSNAIGIFAPYAYLPAGERPRLIGTEAAGEGVESGKHAASVAGGRVGVLHGAMMYLLNDAEGQIVPPHSISAGLDYPGIGPEHCHYSETGVAEYVPVTDAQALEGLQLLTRLEGIIPALESAHAVYYAVGLARELGPGKVIVVNLSGRGDKDVAEVMRLLALDHTHEEVSA; the protein is encoded by the coding sequence ATGTCTTTGCTTCTTCCCACCTACCCGCAGCCGGACGCGCGGGGAAGGTTCGGACGCTTTGGCGGACGCTACGTGCCCGAGACGCTCATTCCGGCGCTTGACGAGCTCGAGCGGGCGTATGCGGCTGCCAAACACGACCCGGAATTCCTGGACGAGCTCGCGCGCCTGTTGCGGGACTTTGTCGGCCGCCCCAGCGGGCTCTACTATGCCCAGCGGCTCACCGCGTACGCGGGGGGAGCCAAAATCTACCTCAAGCGCGAGGACCAGAACTACACCGGTGCCCACAAGATCAACAACTGCCTGGCGCAGGCCCTCCTCGCCAAGCGCATGGGCAAACGCCGGGTGATCGCCGAGACGGGAGCGGGGCAACACGGCGTTGCGACCGCGACCGCCGCCGCTCTGTTGGGTCTGGAGTGCATCGTGTACATGGGGGCCGAAGACATCCGCCGTCAGGCGATGAACGTCTTTCGGATGCGGCTCCTGGGCGCGGAGGTGCGCGAGGTCAAGAGCGGCACCAGCACCCTCAAGGACGCTACCAATGAGGCCATCCGTGACTGGGTGACCAACGTACGCGACACCTTTTACATCTTGGGGAGCGTCGTGGGACCCCACCCCTACCCCGCGATGGTTCGCGACTTTCAGAGCGTGATTGGCGAAGAGGTGAAAGTTCAGCTTCAGGCGCTGGAAGGCCGGGCGGTGCCGGATGCCATCGTCGCCTGTGTGGGCGGCGGCAGCAACGCCATCGGCATCTTCGCGCCCTACGCCTACCTCCCGGCAGGGGAGCGCCCGCGTCTGATCGGCACCGAGGCGGCCGGGGAGGGAGTGGAGAGCGGAAAGCACGCCGCGAGCGTGGCGGGCGGGCGGGTCGGCGTGCTGCACGGCGCGATGATGTACCTGCTTAACGACGCTGAAGGCCAAATCGTCCCCCCGCACTCCATCAGCGCGGGTCTAGACTATCCCGGCATCGGCCCCGAACACTGCCACTACAGTGAAACGGGCGTGGCCGAGTACGTGCCGGTAACCGACGCGCAGGCGCTGGAGGGCCTGCAACTCCTCACCCGGCTCGAAGGCATCATCCCCGCGCTCGAGAGTGCCCATGCGGTCTATTACGCCGTAGGGCTCGCCCGGGAACTGGGGCCGGGCAAGGTCATCGTGGTCAACCTCTCCGGGCGCGGTGACAAGGACGTGGCCGAGGTGATGCGGCTGCTCGCTCTCGACCACACCCACGAGGAGGTCAGCGCATGA
- the trpA gene encoding tryptophan synthase subunit alpha, protein MTATTTRGAARIHAAFDRARAQGRAAFIPFLTAGYPSAAAFPRVAETLLAQADLLEVGIPYSDPLGDGPTIQRASEEALAGGTSTRRTLELVRDLRQRHHKPIVVMTYVNPIYAVGPREFMRLAQDAGVDGLILPDLPPDQDLELADLAAEHGLAVTFLIAPTSTPERVRLVADACTGFLYAVSVTGVTGAREGSALSEVPAMVALARQYARVPVAVGFGVKDRQTAQQVAQVADGVVVGSAFINALRGGQDVGALAAQIAEGCRRDG, encoded by the coding sequence ATGACCGCGACCACAACGAGAGGAGCGGCGCGCATCCACGCCGCGTTCGACCGGGCGAGGGCCCAGGGCCGCGCCGCCTTTATCCCCTTTCTGACTGCCGGGTATCCAAGCGCCGCAGCATTCCCCAGGGTGGCGGAGACGCTGCTTGCGCAGGCCGATCTGCTGGAAGTCGGCATTCCCTACAGTGACCCCCTGGGTGACGGCCCCACCATCCAGCGGGCCAGTGAGGAGGCCCTGGCGGGCGGCACCAGCACCCGGCGTACCCTAGAACTGGTCAGAGACCTGCGTCAGCGGCATCACAAGCCCATCGTGGTTATGACCTACGTGAATCCGATCTATGCGGTCGGGCCGCGCGAGTTTATGCGCCTCGCTCAGGACGCCGGAGTTGACGGTCTGATTCTTCCTGATCTCCCGCCCGATCAGGATCTCGAACTCGCCGACCTCGCCGCCGAACATGGCCTGGCCGTCACCTTTCTGATCGCCCCGACAAGCACGCCCGAGCGGGTGCGGCTCGTGGCGGACGCCTGCACCGGCTTCCTGTACGCGGTGAGCGTGACGGGCGTGACCGGAGCGCGGGAGGGTTCCGCCCTGAGCGAGGTTCCCGCGATGGTTGCCCTGGCCCGCCAGTACGCCCGCGTGCCCGTCGCCGTGGGCTTTGGCGTCAAAGACCGTCAGACCGCCCAGCAGGTCGCGCAGGTGGCCGACGGTGTGGTTGTGGGGAGTGCCTTTATCAACGCCCTTCGGGGCGGGCAGGACGTGGGGGCACTGGCGGCACAGATCGCAGAGGGGTGCCGCCGGGACGGCTGA
- a CDS encoding ferritin-like domain-containing protein, translated as MTPMSIQMTDLQDLYLEQLQDVYSAEQQLLEALPRMAQAASSAELRQGFELHTQQTQEQLRRLEQIFEALGQPPGGKTCQAMRGLVAEGQEMTEKKANPAVRDAGLIAAAQRAEHYEIAAYGTLRTYAELLGRTQDVQLLQASEDEEKATDQKLTGLARSINMEALG; from the coding sequence ATGACGCCAATGAGCATCCAGATGACAGACCTGCAAGACCTCTACCTAGAGCAGCTTCAGGACGTGTACTCGGCCGAGCAGCAGCTTCTGGAAGCTCTTCCCCGGATGGCGCAGGCGGCGAGCAGCGCGGAGCTGCGCCAGGGCTTCGAGCTTCACACGCAGCAGACCCAAGAGCAGCTGCGGCGGCTGGAACAGATCTTTGAGGCTCTGGGGCAGCCCCCCGGCGGCAAAACCTGTCAGGCGATGCGGGGCCTGGTCGCCGAGGGCCAGGAGATGACCGAGAAAAAGGCCAACCCCGCCGTGCGTGACGCGGGGCTGATCGCGGCCGCTCAGCGCGCCGAACACTACGAGATCGCGGCCTACGGCACCCTGCGCACCTACGCGGAGCTTCTGGGCCGAACGCAGGACGTGCAACTGCTCCAGGCGAGCGAGGACGAAGAAAAGGCCACCGACCAGAAGCTGACCGGCCTCGCGCGCAGCATCAACATGGAAGCGCTGGGCTGA